In Aegilops tauschii subsp. strangulata cultivar AL8/78 chromosome 3, Aet v6.0, whole genome shotgun sequence, one genomic interval encodes:
- the LOC109739315 gene encoding peroxidase 49 yields the protein MATSMVCLVALCLVSPLLLAGAVVGNPGYGGLFPQFYDHSCPKAKEIVHSMVAQAVARETRMAASLVRLHFHDCFVKGCDASVLLDNSTNIVSEKGSNPNKNSIRGFEVVDEIKVALETACPGTVSCADILTLAARDSTILVGGPYWDVPLGRRDSLGASIQGSNNDIPAPNNTLPTIITKFKRLGLNIVDVVALSGGHTIGLSRCTSFRQRLYNQSGNGMADNTLDVSYAAQLRQGCPRSGGDDNLFPLDIVTSTKFDNFYFKNILAGRGLLSSDEVLLTKSAETAALVKAYANDVHLFFQHFAQSMVNMGNISPLTGSQGEIRKNCRRLNNFH from the exons ATGGCGACCTCCATGGTTTGCCTGGTGGCCCTCTGCCTCGTGTCTCCGCTGCTCCTCGCCGGCGCCGTCGTCGGCAACCCGGGTTACGGCGGCCTGTTCCCGCAGTTCTACGACCACTCGTGCCCCAAGGCCAAGGAGATCGTGCACTCCATGGTGGCGCAGGCCGTCGCCAGGGAGACCAGGATGGCCGCCTCCCTCGTCAGGCTGCATTTTCATGACTGCTTTGTCAAG GGTTGCGACGCTTCTGTACTGCTGGACAACAGCACAAACATCGTGAGTGAGAAGGGGTCCAACCCCAACAAGAACTCCATCAGAGGGTTCGAGGTCGTCGATGAGATCAAGGTCGCCCTTGAGACCGCCTGCCCCGGCACCGTCTCCTGCGCCGACATCCTCACCCTCGCCGCACGCGACTCCACCATCCTC GTCGGTGGTCCTTACTGGGATGTGCCACTCGGGCGGAGGGACTCTCTGGGCGCGAGCATCCAGGGCTCCAACAATGACATCCCTGCACCAAACAACACCCttcccaccatcatcaccaagtTCAAGCGCCTCGGCCTCAACATCGTCGACGTTGTCGCCCTCTCAGGCGGCCACACCATCGGCTTGTCCCGGTGCACCAGCTTCAGGCAGAGGTTGTACAACCAGTCAGGTAACGGCATGGCCGACAACACGCTGGACGTGTCCTACGCGGCTCAGCTGAGGCAGGGGTGCCCACGCTCTGGTGGCGATGACAACCTCTTCCCACTCGACATCGTCACCTCCACCAAGTTCGACAACTTCTACTTCAAGAACATCCTGGCCGGCAGGGGTCTTCTCAGCTCCGACGAGGTCCTGCTCACCAAGAGCGCCGAGACGGCGGCGCTCGTGAAGGCATATGCAAATGATGTGCATCTCTTCTTCCAGCACTTTGCCCAGTCAATGGTGAACATGGGCAACATCTCGCCACTCACTGGGTCACAAGGGGAGATCAGGAAGAACTGCAGGAGGCTCAACAATTTCCACTGA
- the LOC109739314 gene encoding peroxidase 9, whose amino-acid sequence MGSSSKRCLGAILIASFYFSASLAFFPAHHEGEGAHPTGHSPKPSLSPHFYRSTCPQADEIVVSVLKKAITKEPRIAASLLRLLFHDCFVQGCDASVLLDDSKAVASEKNALPNKNSIRGFEVIDEIKAALEEACPHTVSCADTIALAARGSTVLSGGPYWELPLGRRDSKTAYMKLANKNLPPPNATLHRLVKFFGRQGLDKTDLVALSGSHTIGMARCVSFKQRLYNQHRDNKPDMTLEKRFYHKLASVCPCTGGDNNISPLDFASPPKFDNSYYKLIVEGRGLLNSDQVLWTGKDPEIAHLVKSYAENESLFFEHYMNSIIKMGNTNPLLGSDGEIRMNCRRVNHVR is encoded by the exons ATGGGTTCATCATCCAAGAGATGCCTTGGCGCAATCCTCATTGCATCTTTCTACTTCTCAGCCTCCCTTGCCTTCTTCCCTGCTCACCATGAGGGTGAGGGTGCCCATCCAACTGGACACAGTCCAAAGCCAAGCCTTTCTCCACATTTCTACAGGTCCACATGCCCGCAAGCTGATGAGATTGTAGTCTCCGTCCTGAAGAAGGCGATCACCAAGGAACCGCGCATCGCCGCGTCCCTTCTCAGGCTCCTTTTCCACGACTGCTTTGTTCAG GGTTGCGATGCATCAGTTCTGCTTGATGACAGCAAGGCAGTGGCAAGCGAGAAAAACGCTCTTCCCAACAAGAATTCTATTAGAGGATTTGAAGTCATAGATGAGATTAAAGCGGCACTAGAAGAAGCATGCCCACACACAGTCTCTTGTGCTGATACTATTGCCCTAGCTGCCAGAGGTTCAACAGTATTG AGTGGTGGGCCATACTGGGAACTCCCACTGGGAAGGAGGGATTCAAAGACAGCATATATGAAGCTAGCAAATAAGAACCTGCCTCCACCCAATGCAACACTACATCGTCTTGTAAAATTCTTCGGAAGGCAAGGACTGGATAAAACGGACCTTGTAGCACTATCAG GTAGCCACACCATTGGAATGGCCAGATGTGTTAGTTTCAAACAACGGCTCTACAATCAGCATAGAGATAACAAACCGGACATGACACTGGAGAAAAGGTTCTATCACAAACTGGCATCAGTCTGCCCATGCACCGGAGGTGATAACAACATCAGCCCGCTAGACTTTGCCAGCCCTCCGAAATTCGACAACAGCTATTACAAGTTGATAGTGGAGGGAAGAGGTCTTCTTAATTCAGATCAGGTTTTGTGGACCGGAAAAGACCCAGAAATAGCACACCTGGTCAAAAGTTACGCAGAAAATGAGTCCTTGTTCTTTGAACACTACATGAACTCGATAATCAAGATGGGGAACACAAATCCCCTCTTGGGTTCTGACGGAGAAATCCGTATGAACTGCCGCAGGGTTAATCATGTTCGCTAG
- the LOC109739311 gene encoding peroxidase 72, translated as MATSMGCLVALCLVSPLLLAGAVHGNPGYGGLFPQFYDHSCPKAKEIVHSIVAQAVARETRMAASLVRLHFHDCFVKGCDASVLLDNSTNIVSEKGSNPNRNSIRGFEVVDEIKVALETACPGTVSCADILALAARDSTILVGGPYWEVPLGRRDSLGASIQGSNNDIPAPNNTLPTIITKFKRLGLNLVDVVALSGGHTIGLSRCTSFRQRLYNQSGNGLADGTLDVSFAAQLRQGCPRSGGDNHLFPLDAVTSTKFDNFYFKNILAGRGLLSSDEVLLTKSAETAALVKAYANDVHLFFQHFAQSMVNMGNISPLTGSKGEIRKNCRRLNNFH; from the exons ATGGCGACCTCCATGGGTTGCCTGGTTGCGCTCTGCCTCGTGTCCCCGCTGCTCCTcgccggcgccgtccacggcaACCCTGGTTACGGCGGCCTGTTCCCGCAGTTCTACGACCACTCATGCCCCAAGGCCAAGGAGATCGTGCACTCCATTGTGGCGCAGGCCGTGGCCAGGGAGACCAGGATGGCCGCATCCCTCGTCAGGCTGCATTTCCATGACTGCTTTGTCAAG GGATGCGACGCGTCCGTGCTGCTGGACAACAGCACCAACATTGTCAGCGAGAAGGGGTCCAACCCCAACAGGAACTCCATCAGGGGGTTCGAGGTCGTCGACGAGATCAAGGTGGCCCTCGAGACCGCCTGCCCCGGCACCGTCTCCTGCGCCGACATCCTCGCCCTCGCAGCCCGCGATTCCACCATCCTC GTCGGTGGCCCGTACTGGGAGGTGCCACTCGGGCGGAGGGACTCTCTGGGCGCGAGCATCCAGGGCTCCAACAACGACATCCCGGCACCCAACAACACCCtccccaccatcatcaccaagtTCAAGCGCCTCGGCCTCAACCTCGTCGACGTCGTCGCGCTCTCGGGCGGCCACACCATCGGCCTCTCCCGCTGCACCAGCTTCCGGCAGAGGCTGTACAACCAGTCGGGCAACGGCCTCGCCGACGGCACGCTGGACGTGTCCTTCGCGGCGCAGCTGAGGCAGGGCTGCCCCCGCTCCGGCGGCGACAACCACCTCTTCCCGCTCGACGCCGTCACCTCCACCAAGTTCGACAACTTCTACTTCAAGAACATCCTCGCCGGCAGGGGACTCCTCAGCTCCGACGAGGTGCTGCTGACCAAGAGCGCCGAGACGGCGGCGCTGGTGAAGGCGTACGCCAACGACGTGCACCTCTTCTTCCAGCACTTCGCGCAGTCCATGGTGAACATGGGCAACATCTCGCCCCTCACAGGGTCCAAGGGAGAGATCAGGAAGAACTGCAGGAGGCTCAACAACTTCCACTGA